The proteins below come from a single Candidatus Omnitrophota bacterium genomic window:
- a CDS encoding glycosyltransferase, with protein sequence MQDIKEKISIVMPAYNEAGRIASSIEETARAFNSFGHPWELIIMDDGSTDQTYERAAALTQKYPQLVVRRNPANTGKGRAIKKALHYITGDYTLFIDADMDLHPLQFQTLFDIMRLDNADIVIGSKLHPNSIVDYPIQRKIISFVYYILVRLLFNLPCHDTQTGLKLFKTEVLRDVLPRVLVKEFAFDLEVLVNAHRLGYKIAEAPIILKPQRPYGRIGYRALYTTGWDTLAIFYRMYILKYYDRIDYYPRKNLAK encoded by the coding sequence ATGCAAGATATAAAAGAGAAAATTTCCATAGTCATGCCTGCTTATAACGAGGCAGGGCGTATTGCCTCCAGCATTGAAGAAACGGCGCGGGCCTTTAATAGTTTTGGCCACCCCTGGGAGCTCATTATCATGGATGACGGCTCAACTGACCAGACATATGAGAGGGCAGCGGCTTTAACACAGAAATACCCCCAGCTTGTTGTGAGGAGGAATCCTGCGAATACGGGCAAGGGCAGGGCCATTAAGAAGGCGCTGCATTACATAACCGGAGATTATACGCTTTTTATAGATGCGGATATGGATTTGCATCCCCTTCAGTTTCAGACCCTCTTTGATATTATGCGTTTGGATAATGCAGACATAGTGATAGGTTCTAAATTGCACCCGAATTCTATAGTAGATTATCCCATCCAGCGTAAGATAATCAGTTTTGTTTATTATATATTAGTAAGGTTACTCTTTAACCTGCCTTGCCATGACACGCAGACCGGCCTGAAATTATTCAAGACTGAAGTCTTAAGGGATGTATTGCCCCGGGTGTTAGTAAAAGAATTTGCCTTTGATTTAGAGGTTTTGGTGAATGCCCATCGCCTGGGCTATAAGATTGCCGAGGCGCCCATCATCCTTAAGCCGCAAAGGCCATACGGCAGGATCGGTTACCGGGCTCTTTATACTACCGGATGGGACACCTTGGCCATATTTTACCGGATGTACATATTAAAATACTATGACCGTATCGATTATTATCCCCGTAAAAACCTGGCAAAGTAA
- a CDS encoding oligosaccharide flippase family protein — MLRLIKKLDNFHKNIILVFLGTSLINIFNLFYQLLLAHRMSGADFAAFNSLLSIFLLISAPLATIQTGVAKYSAEFSAQNRADKARALLRGLGRKVLFPAVFTFLIFLLAASYVTDKLKIPSLNCGYILAALLALSWFMPVFSGALQGLELFNWLVSSALISGILKLGLAFIFIGLGFNICGALGAFLAANLIGIIIFIFPLRNFFSRGPVQEDINFKEFFSYLFPVAVSLFCFTALVNYDMVLVKYFFNPAEAGFYSLAQMVGKIFLFLPGAISLVMFPRSAGLNARNMDTRPALRRSLLYAAVLCIIANIVYNFFPVSVLKILTGKTFGESVILGRLFGLSMSFFSFSFILITYFLSLKDMRFIKYLILFTLLQFFAIILFHTNLLQVQLTLCINSILLFFIHLALSYKKRAIHA; from the coding sequence ATGTTGAGGCTGATAAAAAAGCTGGATAATTTTCATAAAAATATCATCCTTGTATTCCTCGGTACCTCTTTGATTAATATCTTTAATCTTTTTTATCAGCTCCTGCTTGCCCATCGTATGTCCGGAGCGGACTTCGCTGCTTTTAATTCCTTACTTTCTATCTTCTTGCTAATCTCAGCGCCCCTGGCAACTATTCAGACAGGAGTAGCTAAATATAGCGCGGAATTCAGCGCGCAGAATAGAGCTGATAAAGCCAGGGCCTTACTAAGGGGGCTTGGCAGGAAGGTATTATTTCCTGCGGTGTTTACGTTCCTTATTTTTCTCTTGGCCGCTTCTTATGTAACGGATAAATTAAAAATTCCCTCTCTTAATTGCGGTTATATTTTAGCCGCCTTATTGGCTTTATCCTGGTTTATGCCGGTTTTTTCAGGTGCCTTGCAGGGATTAGAGTTATTTAACTGGCTTGTGTCTTCCGCGCTTATCTCAGGAATATTAAAACTGGGCCTTGCTTTTATATTTATTGGTTTAGGGTTTAATATCTGCGGGGCATTAGGCGCATTCCTGGCAGCTAATTTGATAGGAATTATTATTTTTATTTTTCCTCTGCGCAATTTCTTTTCTCGGGGGCCTGTGCAGGAGGATATAAATTTTAAAGAATTTTTTTCTTACTTATTTCCCGTGGCAGTGAGCCTCTTTTGCTTTACCGCTTTAGTAAATTACGATATGGTGTTGGTAAAATACTTTTTTAACCCGGCTGAAGCGGGTTTCTATTCTTTGGCGCAGATGGTAGGCAAGATTTTTCTTTTTTTACCGGGGGCAATAAGCCTGGTAATGTTTCCGCGCTCCGCAGGGTTAAATGCCAGGAATATGGATACCCGTCCGGCATTAAGGCGTTCCCTCTTGTATGCCGCTGTGCTTTGTATTATCGCTAACATAGTTTATAATTTTTTCCCTGTTTCCGTTTTAAAGATACTTACCGGAAAAACGTTCGGCGAATCTGTTATATTAGGCAGGTTATTCGGGCTCTCCATGAGTTTCTTTTCGTTTTCATTTATTTTAATTACCTATTTCCTTTCTCTAAAAGACATGCGTTTTATAAAATATTTAATTTTATTTACCTTATTGCAATTCTTTGCCATTATTTTATTTCACACAAACCTTTTACAGGTTCAGTTAACCTTATGCATAAATTCAATTTTACTGTTTTTTATACATTTAGCTTTGAGTTATAAGAAAAGGGCCATTCACGCATAA
- the tyrS gene encoding tyrosine--tRNA ligase — protein sequence MDINKQLEIIRRGAVEIISEEELKLKLEKSLKEGRSLRVKAGFDPTSADIHLGHTVLLRKLRQFQDLGHQVIFLIGDFTARIGDPSGQNKARRVPSAKEIKANSATYKKQVFKILDSRKTKIVFNSSWLNRLKGLEFGRLLTHYTATRLLERDDFSLRIKEQKPLYMSEFIYPILQGYDSVVLKADIEIGGNDQKFNLIVGRELQKDFGQSPQVIVTLPLLEGTDGVNKMSKSLGNYIGINEAPKEMFGKTMSVSDELMFKYYTLLTDEDLETVKKMHPKQAKLNLAEKITSQYHGSRLAKEARAGFERVFSQGELPEDAPVYKLKEGGVSLIDVLLDSGLMESKNEARRLIKQGGVSFADKRLDSEDSILDQEGILKVGKKRFLRLEK from the coding sequence ATGGATATCAATAAACAGCTGGAAATTATCAGGCGCGGGGCTGTAGAGATAATCTCCGAGGAAGAATTAAAGCTGAAGCTAGAAAAGAGCTTGAAAGAAGGCCGGTCTTTGAGGGTAAAGGCAGGTTTTGACCCAACTAGCGCCGATATCCATTTGGGCCATACTGTCCTCTTGAGGAAACTGCGCCAGTTTCAGGACTTAGGCCATCAGGTGATTTTTCTCATCGGTGATTTTACCGCGCGTATCGGCGACCCCTCCGGACAGAATAAAGCCAGAAGAGTCCCCAGCGCAAAAGAAATAAAAGCTAATAGCGCGACGTATAAAAAACAGGTTTTTAAGATTCTTGATTCCAGAAAGACAAAAATTGTTTTTAACAGCAGCTGGCTCAACAGGTTGAAGGGGCTTGAATTCGGCAGGCTGCTTACCCACTACACAGCAACTAGGTTATTAGAGCGGGATGATTTTTCCTTGAGGATTAAAGAGCAAAAGCCGCTATATATGTCAGAATTTATTTATCCTATCCTTCAGGGGTATGATTCGGTAGTCCTGAAGGCAGATATTGAGATTGGGGGTAATGACCAGAAATTCAATTTGATTGTAGGCAGGGAACTCCAAAAGGATTTTGGCCAGTCCCCGCAGGTAATCGTTACTCTACCGTTGCTTGAAGGCACCGACGGAGTGAATAAGATGAGTAAATCGCTGGGTAATTATATTGGTATTAATGAGGCACCGAAGGAGATGTTTGGGAAGACTATGTCGGTGTCCGATGAATTGATGTTTAAGTATTACACCCTGCTTACGGACGAGGATTTGGAAACAGTAAAGAAGATGCATCCTAAGCAAGCCAAATTGAACCTGGCAGAGAAGATAACCTCTCAGTATCACGGCAGCCGTTTGGCTAAGGAGGCCAGGGCAGGCTTTGAGCGCGTTTTTAGCCAGGGTGAGCTTCCTGAGGATGCCCCGGTTTATAAATTAAAAGAAGGAGGAGTTAGTCTAATCGACGTGCTCTTGGATAGCGGTTTAATGGAATCAAAAAACGAAGCGCGGCGCCTGATAAAACAGGGGGGCGTTTCCTTTGCGGATAAACGTTTAGACAGCGAAGACTCTATCCTTGATCAGGAAGGTATCCTAAAGGTGGGTAAGAAGCGTTTCTTAAGACTGGAAAAATAA
- a CDS encoding 30S ribosomal protein S1 produces the protein MTEEKSIMEELYNQSIKILREGQIIKGKIVSIKTKEVLVDVGFKSEGIVPITQFSREDLEAGKELDFFIDCIEDDSGMIGLSREKAIRVQGWDKIVQHAKDGGLIEGKPIKKVKGGFLIDVTGIEGFLPASLSAFRGVPDKNILYKTFKFKIIKINNLRHSIILSHREAMQKEKEEAKEKIWQNLKAGMIHSGTVKAITDFGAFVDLGGVDGLLYITDMSWSKVSHPSEVVALGDKIDVVILNLDKEAGKISLGLKQRFPDPWQDIEKKYSVGSKIKGKVVNILPYGVFVELEKGIEGLIHVSEMSWTKRINNPGEMFAIQDMVEVQVLNIDKESRKISLSLKQLEQNPWLDAEFKYPAGTKVSGKVRGFTTYGVFVELDSNLEGMIHISDMSWTKRITHPQDVLKKGQKVEVVVLSVDATNRRIALGLKQLQPNPWPDIAAKYPLDTLLETEVVSLTDFGVFVKIDEELEGLVYASEIEKDILAQLKPQDKLKVKVIKVDVEQAKVGLSAKI, from the coding sequence ATGACAGAAGAAAAATCCATAATGGAGGAGCTTTACAACCAAAGTATAAAAATACTGCGTGAAGGGCAGATTATAAAAGGCAAGATAGTTTCCATAAAAACGAAAGAGGTGCTGGTGGACGTGGGCTTTAAATCCGAAGGTATTGTGCCCATAACCCAATTCAGCAGGGAGGACCTGGAGGCGGGCAAAGAGCTTGATTTCTTTATCGATTGCATCGAGGATGACTCGGGCATGATTGGGCTCTCGCGGGAGAAGGCCATACGCGTACAGGGTTGGGATAAGATTGTCCAGCATGCCAAAGACGGCGGCCTCATTGAGGGTAAGCCCATAAAAAAGGTAAAAGGCGGTTTTCTGATCGATGTTACGGGGATAGAAGGATTCCTGCCGGCATCGCTTTCTGCCTTTAGGGGTGTCCCTGACAAAAATATTTTATATAAGACATTTAAGTTCAAGATCATTAAAATAAATAACTTAAGGCACAGTATTATCTTATCTCACCGCGAGGCTATGCAGAAAGAAAAGGAAGAGGCGAAAGAAAAGATCTGGCAGAACCTAAAAGCAGGCATGATTCATTCCGGGACCGTCAAGGCCATCACCGATTTCGGCGCTTTTGTGGATTTAGGCGGGGTAGACGGGCTATTATACATCACTGATATGTCCTGGTCTAAGGTCAGCCATCCTTCTGAAGTCGTGGCATTGGGAGATAAAATTGATGTCGTAATCCTGAATTTGGACAAAGAGGCAGGGAAGATCTCATTAGGCCTGAAGCAGAGGTTTCCCGATCCCTGGCAGGATATCGAGAAAAAATATAGCGTGGGTTCCAAAATAAAGGGCAAAGTCGTAAATATCCTTCCTTACGGCGTATTTGTAGAATTAGAAAAAGGGATAGAGGGTTTGATCCACGTATCAGAGATGTCCTGGACCAAGAGGATTAATAATCCGGGCGAGATGTTCGCTATCCAGGATATGGTGGAGGTCCAGGTGTTGAATATTGATAAAGAATCGCGCAAGATTTCTTTAAGCCTTAAGCAGCTGGAACAGAACCCCTGGTTAGATGCTGAATTCAAATACCCGGCGGGCACTAAGGTTTCGGGTAAGGTAAGGGGTTTTACCACCTACGGCGTATTTGTAGAGCTGGATAGTAACCTAGAGGGGATGATCCACATCTCAGATATGTCCTGGACAAAAAGAATAACCCATCCCCAGGATGTGTTAAAGAAGGGGCAAAAAGTAGAAGTAGTGGTTCTCTCCGTAGATGCTACAAACAGGCGCATTGCTTTGGGTTTAAAACAATTGCAGCCCAACCCCTGGCCGGATATTGCCGCTAAGTATCCTTTAGATACTCTTCTGGAAACAGAGGTCGTCAGCCTGACTGATTTTGGGGTATTTGTGAAGATTGATGAGGAATTGGAGGGCTTGGTTTATGCCAGCGAGATAGAAAAAGATATACTGGCACAGTTGAAGCCTCAGGATAAACTGAAAGTAAAGGTAATTAAGGTGGATGTGGAGCAGGCGAAAGTTGGCCTGAGCGCAAAAATATAA
- the ispH gene encoding 4-hydroxy-3-methylbut-2-enyl diphosphate reductase has product MRGIKLAKNIGFCLGVKRAIDIVEGALNRNKGIIYSLGPVIHNPEVIKRLERRGLCVVKSLDNLKESSVLILPSHGTARNILKTAKKKKLRLIDVTCPYVSLVQKTCAMLHEQGLEVIIIGERRHPEIKALLDLAIGAHTIDRIKDIKQGWFSYRKIGIISQTTQAQDMFFKIVNKILEKNPLVKEVHIYNTICLDTARRQDEAGKLAKSVDVLLVVGSRLSANTKRLFSIGRKINKRTYLVENKGTPLSGILKKADRVGLISGASTPEWLVGDIVKKISSRKEK; this is encoded by the coding sequence ATGCGAGGAATCAAATTAGCGAAGAATATTGGTTTCTGTTTAGGGGTTAAGCGGGCAATAGATATTGTTGAAGGGGCGCTTAATAGAAATAAAGGCATTATTTATTCGCTGGGGCCGGTCATACATAACCCCGAGGTAATAAAACGCCTGGAAAGAAGGGGCCTGTGCGTAGTAAAATCGTTAGATAATCTAAAGGAATCATCCGTCCTTATATTACCCTCCCACGGCACTGCGCGCAATATATTAAAAACCGCAAAAAAGAAAAAATTAAGGCTTATAGACGTAACTTGTCCTTATGTCTCCTTGGTGCAGAAGACCTGCGCCATGCTCCACGAACAGGGGCTAGAAGTTATCATTATCGGCGAACGCAGGCATCCTGAGATAAAGGCGTTATTGGATTTGGCTATAGGAGCGCATACTATCGATAGGATAAAAGATATAAAACAGGGCTGGTTCTCATATAGGAAAATAGGGATTATTTCCCAGACTACGCAGGCGCAGGACATGTTTTTTAAGATAGTCAATAAAATTCTAGAGAAAAATCCTTTGGTAAAGGAGGTGCATATTTATAACACCATATGTTTGGATACGGCCCGCAGGCAGGATGAAGCTGGAAAACTGGCTAAGTCCGTAGATGTCCTTTTGGTTGTTGGTTCGCGCCTAAGCGCCAACACTAAGAGGCTCTTTTCCATAGGCCGCAAAATTAATAAAAGAACGTATCTGGTGGAAAATAAAGGAACGCCGTTATCCGGTATATTAAAAAAGGCCGATAGGGTCGGTTTGATCAGCGGCGCTTCCACGCCGGAATGGTTAGTTGGGGATATCGTTAAAAAAATAAGTTCGCGAAAGGAGAAATAA
- a CDS encoding lysophospholipid acyltransferase family protein codes for MLYSFFRFLIIIILKIFFHFEVRGVKHIPRKGGFILVSNHVSYLDPGVLGAACSRKLNYMAKEELFCRPWISRLLHAVYAFPVKRDSADLSAIKEAMRRVKNGKGLALFPEGSRRFDGKSSEPYAGIGFLSAKLDVPVIPAFISGTEKALPRGVKFLKAASISVRFGEQIPIERRVPYQETAKQIMDNIRHLSCEESN; via the coding sequence ATGCTCTATAGTTTCTTCAGGTTTCTAATAATCATTATTTTAAAAATATTTTTCCATTTTGAGGTACGTGGGGTAAAGCATATCCCCAGGAAAGGCGGGTTTATTTTGGTCAGTAACCACGTCAGTTACTTAGACCCTGGGGTCTTAGGGGCTGCCTGTTCGCGTAAATTGAATTATATGGCTAAAGAAGAATTATTTTGCCGTCCCTGGATTTCGCGGCTCCTGCATGCGGTCTACGCCTTTCCCGTAAAGAGGGATTCTGCGGATTTATCCGCGATTAAAGAAGCTATGCGCCGCGTAAAAAACGGTAAAGGCCTGGCTTTATTTCCCGAAGGCAGCCGTAGATTCGACGGTAAATCGAGCGAACCTTATGCGGGCATCGGTTTTTTAAGCGCAAAACTGGACGTGCCGGTGATACCGGCTTTTATATCAGGGACAGAAAAGGCATTGCCTCGCGGCGTTAAGTTTCTGAAGGCAGCGAGTATTTCAGTACGTTTCGGAGAACAAATTCCCATAGAAAGGAGGGTGCCTTATCAAGAAACCGCAAAACAAATAATGGATAATATTAGGCATCTTTCATGCGAGGAATCAAATTAG
- a CDS encoding phosphoglucomutase/phosphomannomutase family protein, with protein sequence MQDNHEIKFGTDGWRGIIAKNYTFKNLKIVSQAVADYLGSGKDAAVGYDTRFMSADFAEAAAGVLENNGIKVLLSDRAVPTPALSFAVRSRKLDLGIMITASHNPAQYNGFKIKIPSGGAAGEEVTEDIEKRLGKTPVKPDSGSADLIKKEDLTGAYVKFIRSYLDLKKVKKKRFKVLVDVMYGSGDSFIAQVLKGTDIRLEFMRNSINPSFMGINPEPVEENLGGLKSRVKKEKFDLGIALDGDADRIAAVAPGGIFIHPQKILGLLALHLHQDRSWRGGIVKTIAGTTMIDHIAGFLKAKLYETPVGFKYISNLMETEDILAGGEEAGGMGVKGYIPERDGTVAGLLLLEMMAYRNKDILKILNETEKQFGRYYYLRQDLRLSKRVEPRKEMLPGQLLGKKVTQVKDYDGIKLICADESWLMFRASGTEPLMRIYAESKNLSDAKKLLAYGRELILKDAL encoded by the coding sequence ATGCAAGATAACCATGAGATTAAATTCGGCACAGACGGCTGGAGAGGTATCATTGCCAAGAACTACACCTTTAAAAACTTAAAGATTGTTTCGCAGGCGGTGGCAGATTATCTGGGTTCCGGGAAGGATGCGGCAGTAGGTTATGACACGCGTTTTATGTCCGCAGATTTTGCCGAGGCAGCAGCGGGAGTGCTGGAAAATAACGGCATTAAGGTTTTGCTTTCGGACAGGGCTGTCCCTACTCCTGCTTTAAGTTTTGCCGTCAGGTCAAGGAAACTGGATTTAGGCATTATGATTACCGCATCCCATAATCCCGCGCAATATAACGGTTTTAAGATTAAGATACCTTCAGGAGGGGCAGCAGGTGAGGAGGTCACAGAGGATATAGAAAAACGCTTAGGGAAAACTCCTGTTAAGCCTGATAGCGGCAGCGCGGATTTAATAAAGAAAGAAGACTTAACCGGAGCCTACGTTAAATTCATCCGTTCTTACCTTGATTTAAAGAAAGTTAAGAAAAAAAGATTCAAGGTTTTAGTCGATGTCATGTATGGTTCAGGAGACAGTTTTATCGCCCAGGTACTTAAAGGGACAGATATAAGATTAGAGTTTATGCGTAACAGCATCAACCCTTCTTTTATGGGCATAAACCCCGAACCGGTTGAAGAGAACCTGGGAGGTTTAAAATCCAGGGTTAAAAAAGAGAAGTTTGATTTGGGGATAGCCTTAGATGGCGATGCAGACAGGATTGCCGCAGTTGCGCCAGGCGGCATATTTATCCATCCACAGAAAATATTGGGCCTTTTGGCGTTGCACCTGCATCAGGATAGGTCCTGGCGCGGCGGTATTGTCAAGACGATCGCAGGCACGACTATGATTGACCATATAGCCGGATTTTTAAAGGCCAAGCTTTACGAGACCCCGGTAGGTTTTAAATATATCTCTAACCTTATGGAGACAGAAGATATCTTAGCCGGCGGAGAAGAGGCAGGCGGCATGGGCGTCAAAGGGTATATACCTGAACGCGACGGGACAGTGGCAGGGCTCTTGCTCCTGGAGATGATGGCCTACCGTAATAAGGATATCCTGAAGATTTTGAATGAAACCGAAAAACAATTTGGCCGTTATTATTATTTACGCCAGGATTTGCGTCTTTCTAAACGCGTAGAACCCAGGAAAGAAATGCTGCCGGGGCAACTTTTAGGAAAAAAGGTGACGCAGGTAAAGGATTACGATGGTATAAAATTGATTTGTGCAGACGAAAGCTGGCTGATGTTTCGGGCCTCAGGGACCGAGCCTCTGATGCGTATCTATGCGGAGTCAAAGAATTTAAGCGATGCCAAAAAATTATTAGCCTACGGCAGGGAATTAATTTTAAAGGATGCTCTATAG
- the rpe gene encoding ribulose-phosphate 3-epimerase, whose translation MKIKIAPSILSADFSCLAREIKKVESAGADMLHIDVMDGHFVPNITIGPVVVKYIRRVTKLPLDVHLMIENPQKFIDEFISAGSDMITVHIEAISSAKLKAQSVKLKKKGIKLGISLNPATPLTKIKETLGFVDFVLVMSVNPGFSGQSFIPAVLPKIRQLRSIFKGDISVDGGVNDKVAARIIKSGADILAAGSYIFGAKNTRLAIERIRNAR comes from the coding sequence ATGAAAATCAAAATCGCACCATCCATATTATCTGCGGATTTTAGCTGCCTTGCCCGGGAAATAAAAAAGGTGGAGTCAGCGGGTGCAGATATGCTGCACATAGATGTTATGGACGGACACTTTGTGCCTAATATTACCATCGGGCCGGTAGTGGTTAAATATATACGCCGGGTGACAAAGCTCCCTTTAGACGTGCATTTAATGATTGAAAACCCGCAGAAATTCATTGATGAATTTATAAGTGCCGGAAGCGATATGATTACCGTGCATATTGAAGCCATATCAAGCGCAAAGCTTAAAGCGCAAAGCGTAAAGCTTAAAAAAAAGGGAATAAAGCTCGGTATATCCTTGAATCCTGCTACACCCTTAACAAAAATTAAGGAAACGCTGGGGTTTGTAGATTTTGTTTTAGTTATGTCAGTCAACCCCGGCTTTAGCGGCCAATCTTTTATACCTGCAGTATTGCCAAAAATAAGGCAGTTACGCTCTATTTTTAAAGGGGATATTTCTGTAGACGGGGGAGTAAACGATAAGGTAGCAGCCAGGATTATAAAATCAGGGGCTGATATTTTAGCCGCGGGTTCTTATATATTCGGCGCAAAGAATACCAGGTTAGCAATTGAAAGGATAAGAAATGCAAGATAA
- a CDS encoding nicotinate-nucleotide adenylyltransferase: MKIGILGGTFNPIHIGHLILAEEVREKLKLDKVIFVPAYLPPHKDNSDIACAATRLTMVKLAIKGNRHFLASDIEIKRDGRSYTIDTLRALKEIYPQDELYFIIGSDLLKYLKEWKDLDEIIKMVKFVVATRPGYPLEEIPSHISTIPIRAVDVSGFEVRQAIKEERSFRYLVPEAVSRYINKKRLYK, encoded by the coding sequence ATGAAAATAGGAATATTAGGCGGTACTTTTAACCCTATACATATCGGCCACCTCATTTTAGCTGAGGAGGTCAGGGAAAAGTTAAAATTAGATAAGGTTATTTTTGTGCCGGCATACCTGCCGCCGCATAAAGATAATTCTGATATTGCCTGCGCTGCTACGCGCCTTACTATGGTGAAGCTGGCCATAAAAGGCAACAGGCATTTTTTAGCTTCCGATATTGAAATCAAAAGAGACGGCCGTTCTTATACGATAGACACCTTGAGGGCATTAAAGGAAATATACCCGCAGGATGAGCTATATTTTATAATCGGTTCAGACCTGCTTAAGTATCTAAAAGAGTGGAAGGATTTAGATGAAATCATTAAAATGGTCAAGTTTGTGGTAGCGACGCGGCCGGGTTATCCGCTGGAGGAGATACCTTCCCACATTTCTACCATACCGATCAGGGCAGTGGATGTCTCCGGGTTTGAAGTACGCCAGGCGATCAAAGAAGAGAGGTCATTTCGTTATCTGGTCCCCGAGGCAGTATCCAGGTATATTAATAAAAAGAGGCTCTACAAATGA
- a CDS encoding glutamate-5-semialdehyde dehydrogenase: protein MAQLKEEFIRIARNAREASLGMLNVSSALKNKVLKGMAMALKKNKNIILKANKKDIQKSLANGSSAAFIDRLVLNQKRIEEMSGSLLEIAGLDDPVGEVMRAWRRPCGLLINKVRVPIGVIAIIYESRPNVTADCIGLCFKSANAVILRGGSEALNSNLAIYQILKEVIKRSGISPGIVNMVTTADRQAVDILLKLNDYIDLVIPRGGESLINRVVKTSRIPVIKHYKGICHVYVDDWADLNMAQNLCYNAKVQRPGVCNAMESMLVHKDVAIRFLPGMIKKFKEAGVEIRGCPITCKIVKNIKKAKDADYHTEYLDLILSVKVVDSLEEAIRHINHYGSHHSDAIVTDNKENAEVFLKQVDSACVYLNASTRFTDGYQFGMGAEIGISTDKLHARGPMALEELTTYKYTIFGKGQIRK, encoded by the coding sequence ATGGCGCAGCTGAAAGAAGAATTTATCCGTATAGCCAGGAATGCCCGTGAGGCATCATTAGGCATGCTTAACGTATCCTCTGCGTTGAAGAATAAAGTTCTCAAGGGCATGGCCATGGCCTTAAAGAAAAATAAAAACATTATCCTCAAAGCAAACAAGAAGGATATACAGAAGTCTCTTGCCAATGGCTCATCGGCTGCATTTATCGACAGGCTCGTTCTTAACCAAAAGAGGATAGAAGAGATGTCAGGCTCTTTATTAGAAATAGCCGGATTAGATGACCCGGTGGGTGAAGTAATGAGGGCTTGGCGCAGGCCTTGCGGCCTCCTGATAAATAAAGTGCGCGTGCCTATCGGCGTAATCGCGATTATTTATGAGTCGCGGCCTAATGTGACTGCGGATTGTATCGGGTTATGTTTTAAATCCGCAAATGCAGTTATCTTAAGAGGGGGCAGCGAGGCCCTGAATTCTAACCTGGCCATATACCAGATACTCAAAGAGGTAATAAAGAGATCAGGTATCTCGCCGGGCATCGTTAATATGGTTACTACTGCCGACAGGCAGGCCGTGGATATATTACTGAAATTAAACGATTATATTGACCTAGTGATTCCCCGCGGCGGCGAAAGCCTGATTAACCGCGTAGTCAAAACTTCGCGTATCCCGGTAATAAAACATTACAAGGGTATCTGCCATGTATATGTTGACGATTGGGCAGACCTGAATATGGCCCAAAATTTATGTTACAACGCTAAAGTTCAGCGGCCTGGAGTCTGCAATGCCATGGAGAGCATGCTCGTGCATAAAGATGTTGCCATAAGATTTTTACCCGGGATGATTAAGAAATTTAAAGAAGCCGGCGTGGAAATCCGCGGTTGCCCTATAACCTGCAAAATCGTGAAAAATATTAAAAAGGCAAAAGATGCAGATTACCATACGGAGTATCTGGATTTGATCCTATCGGTTAAGGTCGTAGATAGTTTAGAAGAGGCAATCAGGCACATTAATCATTATGGTTCGCATCATTCCGATGCTATTGTTACCGATAATAAAGAGAACGCAGAAGTTTTTTTAAAGCAGGTGGATTCTGCCTGTGTTTATCTGAACGCCTCCACGCGTTTTACTGACGGTTATCAATTCGGCATGGGTGCTGAGATAGGTATCTCTACGGATAAACTGCATGCGCGGGGGCCTATGGCATTAGAAGAATTAACGACATATAAATATACGATATTCGGGAAGGGACAAATTAGAAAATAG